Proteins co-encoded in one Cytobacillus sp. NJ13 genomic window:
- a CDS encoding GntR family transcriptional regulator, with product MGFENTTLSQRISEEIAIKISEGVLKPGDRLLELELTKEFGTSRAPIREALFILEKDGIVERVPRKGVFVKKRTKKELFDLYEVVYRLLEIALTKLNDSRTDEQLKKIENLINKMGETLDGNKVKKCFDLLEELQKDFFFFSGNTVLEDLYMRINSQLIPFRYISLSYPASMDHSIGEYKEILIGLKEKDTQKILASLKRKEKRALAILEKFVDSQ from the coding sequence ATGGGCTTTGAAAATACAACATTATCACAGCGAATTTCTGAAGAGATTGCTATTAAAATTTCAGAAGGTGTCCTAAAACCTGGTGACAGGTTATTGGAATTAGAACTGACCAAAGAATTCGGCACCAGCAGAGCTCCAATCCGTGAAGCATTATTTATTTTAGAGAAGGACGGAATAGTTGAACGGGTACCCAGAAAAGGGGTTTTTGTAAAAAAAAGAACAAAAAAAGAGTTATTTGACCTTTATGAGGTTGTTTACAGGTTATTAGAAATAGCACTAACTAAACTAAATGATTCACGAACTGACGAACAGCTTAAAAAAATTGAAAATTTAATCAATAAAATGGGAGAGACACTTGATGGAAATAAGGTTAAGAAATGTTTTGACCTGCTCGAAGAGCTTCAAAAGGATTTCTTTTTCTTCTCAGGAAACACAGTTTTGGAAGACCTATATATGAGAATTAATAGTCAGTTAATTCCTTTTCGATATATTTCTCTTTCCTATCCTGCCAGTATGGACCACTCAATCGGTGAATATAAAGAAATACTGATTGGCTTAAAAGAGAAGGACACTCAAAAAATACTTGCAAGCTTAAAACGGAAGGAAAAGCGGGCTCTGGCGATTTTAGAGAAATTTGTAGATAGCCAGTAA
- a CDS encoding Rieske (2Fe-2S) protein, whose protein sequence is MAYCAGELSQISEKEAFITDLNGISVGIFLINGKVYAVRNACPHKLAPICKGTVCGTMIPSRPSEFVFGLEGKVLKCPWHGWEFSLETGYALFGISNRKVKTYPAEVKDGMIYIEMG, encoded by the coding sequence ATGGCCTATTGTGCAGGAGAATTAAGCCAAATTTCTGAGAAGGAAGCTTTTATTACTGATTTAAATGGTATTTCAGTAGGGATTTTTTTAATAAACGGAAAAGTGTATGCGGTTAGAAACGCATGTCCCCATAAATTGGCTCCCATTTGTAAAGGAACAGTTTGCGGAACAATGATTCCCAGCAGGCCATCTGAATTTGTGTTTGGACTTGAAGGGAAGGTTTTAAAGTGCCCATGGCATGGCTGGGAGTTTAGTCTTGAAACAGGATATGCACTTTTTGGCATAAGTAATAGAAAAGTAAAGACTTACCCTGCTGAAGTTAAAGATGGTATGATTTATATAGAAATGGGGTAG
- a CDS encoding amidohydrolase family protein: MAVKNKIIDADVHPWINGDIEGLKPYLSKSMWSHFDGRMRLPDHPLRPPLAESTSIRLDTKPPSGGAGGSDPHYVCEDLLDRCNIEHAILSSVQAGKLVTYPNPNEAHALASAFNDYFLNEWLTVDSRYKLAICVAVHQPLKAAEEIRRAGKEKGVVAVFMPLFNILMGNSYYFPIYEAAEELGLPILIHPTGTEGGFSTSVAMAGGVPSSYIERHTDFPQVAYGNIVSMVFEGVFVRFPKLKVLAAEFGYSWVPSLMWRMDQNWRNFRREVPWLDKEPSKYLLEHVRFTSQPVEEPEKGKYLSQIFEMMHAEETLIFSTDYPHWDNDFPDNTFTNLPETLSQRIFYDNAAELFNLK; this comes from the coding sequence ATGGCAGTTAAAAACAAAATTATTGATGCAGATGTTCACCCTTGGATCAATGGTGATATTGAAGGGTTAAAACCTTACTTAAGCAAATCAATGTGGAGCCATTTTGACGGCCGAATGAGATTGCCTGATCATCCGCTTCGTCCCCCGCTGGCTGAATCGACCTCTATTCGATTAGATACAAAACCTCCAAGCGGCGGGGCAGGAGGATCAGATCCTCATTATGTTTGCGAGGACTTATTGGATCGCTGTAATATTGAGCATGCAATATTGTCTTCAGTGCAGGCAGGAAAACTGGTTACATATCCAAACCCTAATGAAGCACATGCCTTAGCAAGTGCCTTTAATGATTATTTTCTTAATGAATGGCTGACAGTCGATTCGAGATATAAATTAGCCATTTGTGTCGCAGTACATCAGCCTTTAAAGGCAGCAGAGGAAATCAGGAGGGCGGGCAAAGAAAAGGGAGTAGTTGCTGTATTCATGCCCCTCTTTAATATTTTGATGGGGAATAGCTACTATTTTCCTATCTATGAGGCTGCTGAAGAACTTGGATTGCCTATCCTAATTCATCCAACCGGAACAGAAGGTGGTTTCTCTACAAGCGTGGCCATGGCAGGAGGTGTACCATCCAGTTATATTGAAAGGCATACTGATTTCCCCCAGGTTGCATATGGAAATATTGTAAGCATGGTGTTTGAAGGTGTGTTTGTCCGCTTTCCAAAATTAAAGGTTCTAGCTGCAGAGTTCGGCTATAGCTGGGTTCCATCACTAATGTGGAGAATGGATCAAAACTGGCGCAATTTCCGCAGAGAGGTTCCATGGCTTGACAAAGAACCCAGCAAATATTTGCTCGAACATGTCCGCTTTACTTCTCAGCCTGTGGAAGAGCCAGAGAAGGGTAAGTATCTATCGCAGATATTTGAAATGATGCATGCCGAAGAAACTTTAATTTTTAGTACAGATTATCCTCATTGGGACAATGATTTTCCAGATAACACCTTTACAAATCTGCCGGAGACTTTAAGTCAGCGAATTTTCTATGATAATGCAGCTGAATTATTTAACCTAAAATAA
- a CDS encoding sigma 54-interacting transcriptional regulator: MLFETEQIKHHNHYEDCLELEAAIHACQEGIYICDADLKCVRLNSAYTRITGLTEEELIGRTSIELEENGTISKAVAVIVKREKKVVSLIQKFRSGKNVLVTGTPVYKEGKLFRIVITARDLSELTLLENQLNDAEERSERYLRELSLYKEHVKSEKIIANSPQMKLILNLIPKVSKADSPVLLLGESGTGKEVLARLIHETRNGGDSPFIKVNCGAIPGDLLESELFGYVKGAFTGASEKGKPGLIEIAENGSLFLDEVGELPLKLQVKLLRVLQDFEVTRLGSTKSKKVSFRLICATNRPLKEMMEKGEFREDLFYRINVLPITIPPLRERKEDIIPFILKTTDKLSSRYGTLKTISTDVFKILESYRWPGNIRELENVIERIFIMTDETSITVKDLPSNIAADKVSKDANSLKEKMQIIERDIIEDMVKQSSSLRDAAKKLGVDASTLTRKCQKYGIFIQ; this comes from the coding sequence GTGCTGTTTGAAACTGAGCAGATTAAACATCATAATCATTATGAAGATTGTCTTGAGCTTGAAGCAGCGATCCATGCATGTCAGGAAGGAATCTATATTTGCGATGCGGACCTGAAATGTGTCAGGTTAAATTCTGCCTATACAAGAATTACAGGTTTGACTGAAGAAGAGTTGATTGGCAGGACAAGCATAGAACTTGAAGAAAACGGGACAATATCCAAAGCGGTTGCAGTTATTGTTAAGAGAGAAAAAAAGGTAGTTTCTTTGATACAGAAGTTCCGGAGCGGCAAAAACGTACTGGTTACAGGGACACCTGTTTATAAAGAAGGCAAACTTTTTAGAATAGTCATTACTGCAAGAGATTTATCTGAATTAACTCTCTTGGAAAATCAATTAAATGATGCTGAGGAGAGGTCTGAAAGATATTTACGGGAGCTTAGTTTATATAAAGAGCATGTGAAAAGTGAAAAAATAATTGCAAATAGCCCGCAGATGAAACTAATCCTTAATTTAATTCCTAAAGTATCCAAAGCGGATTCCCCAGTTTTATTATTGGGGGAATCTGGTACAGGCAAAGAGGTATTAGCAAGACTTATACACGAGACAAGAAATGGCGGAGACAGCCCATTTATTAAAGTAAACTGCGGGGCCATTCCGGGTGATTTATTGGAATCTGAACTTTTTGGCTATGTGAAAGGGGCTTTTACAGGAGCAAGTGAAAAAGGGAAGCCCGGGCTTATCGAGATTGCAGAAAACGGAAGTTTATTTTTAGATGAAGTAGGGGAGCTTCCCTTAAAGCTGCAGGTTAAATTGTTGAGGGTCCTGCAGGATTTCGAAGTAACACGGCTCGGCAGTACAAAATCCAAGAAGGTGAGTTTCCGTCTTATATGCGCCACTAACAGGCCATTAAAAGAAATGATGGAAAAGGGAGAGTTCAGGGAGGATTTATTTTACCGGATTAATGTTCTTCCAATTACAATTCCTCCATTACGAGAAAGAAAAGAAGATATTATCCCATTTATATTAAAAACAACTGATAAACTATCCTCCAGATATGGAACACTAAAAACAATTTCTACTGATGTATTCAAAATACTTGAAAGTTATCGTTGGCCAGGTAATATCCGTGAACTGGAAAATGTGATCGAACGAATTTTTATCATGACAGATGAAACCTCGATTACAGTTAAGGATCTCCCGTCCAACATAGCTGCAGATAAAGTTAGTAAAGATGCTAATTCATTAAAAGAAAAGATGCAAATAATTGAGAGGGATATAATTGAAGACATGGTGAAGCAAAGTTCAAGTTTAAGAGATGCAGCCAAAAAACTAGGGGTTGACGCATCTACATTGACAAGAAAATGCCAGAAGTATGGGATATTCATACAATAA
- a CDS encoding zinc-binding dehydrogenase — protein sequence MTEKTAVKTGKVAVMTEPLNLNYQEYTIPSPQPGSLVVKVNRTNVCGSELHIWRGHHPSIKRGVLGHEMIGTIHELGEGVTKDYAGEPVKAGDRIVSTYFLTCRKCSPCQEGKFHLCENAYEFWTKQPEVEPHFHGSFATHYYIHENQYFYKVPDNVPDVAAASANCALSQVYFGIEEAELRYNQTIVIQGAGGLGLYASAIAKEKGAKVIVIDSIKSRLEQAKKFGADHVIDMNEYSALESRESAILQLTNGKGADVGMELAGVPAAFAEGIHLIRPGGKYVTIGNVSIGKFVEFDPGLLTRKSIKILPIVRYNPWYLRKSLEFLSASIEKYPFDQMLDAEFRLDQIQEALDKSAAREVTRASIIVD from the coding sequence ATGACAGAAAAAACAGCCGTAAAAACAGGCAAAGTGGCCGTAATGACTGAACCGCTGAACCTAAATTACCAGGAGTATACGATTCCCTCCCCTCAGCCGGGTTCACTGGTTGTAAAGGTAAACAGGACCAATGTGTGCGGATCAGAATTGCACATTTGGAGAGGCCATCACCCTAGCATTAAGCGGGGAGTTCTGGGACATGAAATGATTGGCACCATTCATGAGCTTGGAGAAGGAGTTACAAAGGATTATGCCGGGGAACCAGTAAAGGCAGGAGATCGCATTGTTTCGACTTATTTCCTGACTTGCAGAAAATGCAGTCCCTGCCAGGAAGGAAAATTCCATCTTTGTGAAAATGCCTATGAATTCTGGACAAAACAGCCGGAAGTTGAACCTCATTTTCATGGTTCATTTGCAACTCACTATTATATTCATGAGAACCAATACTTTTATAAAGTGCCTGATAATGTCCCTGATGTGGCAGCGGCGAGTGCAAACTGTGCGCTTTCGCAAGTTTATTTCGGAATTGAAGAAGCAGAGCTGCGCTATAACCAGACAATTGTGATCCAGGGAGCTGGCGGTTTAGGATTATATGCCTCTGCCATTGCAAAAGAAAAAGGTGCAAAGGTTATTGTCATTGATAGTATTAAAAGCAGGCTTGAACAAGCAAAAAAGTTTGGGGCGGATCATGTGATTGACATGAATGAGTATTCTGCTCTTGAGTCGAGGGAGAGTGCTATTCTCCAGCTCACAAATGGCAAAGGTGCAGACGTGGGTATGGAGTTGGCCGGTGTACCGGCAGCATTCGCTGAAGGAATCCATTTAATTCGTCCAGGAGGAAAATATGTCACAATAGGAAACGTTTCAATTGGCAAGTTTGTTGAATTTGATCCGGGCTTATTAACAAGAAAATCGATTAAAATTCTGCCGATTGTTAGGTATAACCCTTGGTACTTGAGAAAATCGCTCGAATTTTTATCTGCTTCCATTGAAAAATATCCATTTGATCAAATGCTGGATGCAGAGTTTAGGCTTGATCAGATACAGGAAGCATTAGATAAGTCTGCTGCCCGTGAGGTTACTCGTGCTTCCATTATCGTCGACTAA
- a CDS encoding NAD-dependent succinate-semialdehyde dehydrogenase, whose product MSTKVADLNKLYINGEWIQAESGESIDVINPATGEVVSPVPKAGKKEARLAVDAAHEAFKSWSQTTSYERSALLKKWHDLLLENKEEVARILVEEQGKPLSEALAEVNYAASFLSWYAEEAKRIYGETVPASFQDKRILLIKQPVGVVAAITPWNFPAAMITRKVAPALAAGCTAVIKPAELTPLTAIKLAELAEKAGIPKGVLNVITGDAQQIGQTWLQDERVAKITFTGSTEVGKLLMRGAADTVKKVSLELGGHAPVIVFGDADLDKAVSGVIGSKFRNCGQTCVCANRIYVEKSILPKFTAKLKEEVAKIKVGLGYEPGAEIGPLINEAAYTKVKKHIDDAVEKGAVIEHGGNRINEYSNGYFFEPTILSGVHEEMVIMQEETFGPVAPIIEFTSIEEVIEKANSSRYGLAAYAFTESLKTAITAYEKLEFGIVGINDGVPSTAQAPFGGLKESGLGREGGHHGLDEFLEVKYVSIKL is encoded by the coding sequence TTGAGCACTAAAGTTGCCGATCTTAACAAATTGTATATTAATGGGGAATGGATTCAGGCCGAATCTGGAGAAAGCATAGATGTTATTAATCCTGCTACAGGGGAAGTTGTCAGCCCTGTTCCAAAAGCGGGCAAAAAAGAAGCGAGGCTCGCTGTTGATGCTGCGCATGAAGCTTTTAAGAGCTGGTCACAAACAACTTCTTATGAAAGAAGCGCCCTGCTTAAGAAATGGCATGATCTCCTTTTGGAAAACAAAGAAGAAGTGGCAAGAATTTTAGTTGAAGAACAAGGCAAACCTTTATCAGAGGCATTGGCTGAAGTCAATTATGCAGCCAGCTTTCTATCCTGGTACGCAGAAGAAGCGAAACGCATATACGGTGAGACTGTACCGGCCTCTTTCCAGGATAAAAGAATTTTATTAATAAAACAGCCAGTTGGCGTTGTAGCCGCAATCACACCTTGGAACTTCCCTGCAGCAATGATTACAAGGAAGGTTGCCCCTGCCCTGGCTGCTGGCTGTACAGCCGTAATCAAACCAGCTGAATTGACTCCACTGACTGCGATAAAATTGGCTGAACTTGCAGAAAAAGCGGGCATTCCAAAAGGCGTTCTCAATGTTATCACTGGGGATGCACAACAAATCGGGCAAACTTGGCTTCAGGATGAGCGTGTTGCCAAGATCACATTTACCGGATCAACAGAAGTAGGCAAGCTTCTGATGCGCGGGGCTGCAGACACTGTTAAGAAGGTTTCGCTTGAACTTGGCGGCCATGCACCTGTTATCGTTTTTGGGGATGCAGATTTGGATAAAGCTGTCAGTGGGGTAATCGGATCAAAATTCAGAAACTGCGGTCAAACATGTGTATGTGCAAATCGAATTTATGTTGAAAAATCAATTCTTCCGAAGTTTACAGCTAAGCTTAAAGAGGAAGTGGCTAAAATTAAAGTTGGTTTAGGTTATGAACCTGGTGCAGAGATTGGACCTCTAATCAATGAAGCAGCCTATACGAAAGTAAAGAAGCATATCGATGATGCAGTTGAAAAAGGTGCAGTCATCGAGCATGGCGGCAACAGGATTAATGAATATAGCAATGGCTATTTCTTTGAACCTACCATCTTAAGCGGGGTTCATGAGGAGATGGTGATTATGCAGGAGGAAACCTTCGGACCAGTTGCCCCGATCATTGAATTTACGAGTATAGAGGAAGTAATTGAAAAGGCAAACAGCTCCCGTTATGGCCTTGCTGCTTATGCCTTTACCGAAAGCTTAAAGACAGCGATTACAGCATATGAGAAATTGGAATTTGGCATAGTCGGAATTAATGATGGGGTCCCTTCTACTGCACAGGCTCCATTTGGAGGATTAAAGGAAAGCGGGCTGGGCCGAGAAGGCGGACACCATGGTCTTGATGAATTTTTGGAAGTAAAATATGTTTCTATAAAGCTATAA
- a CDS encoding VOC family protein — protein sequence MKIERLDHLVLTVHSIEKTCDFYNKVLGMEIITFGEGRKALKFGIQKINLHPKGNEYEPKALNPAAGSGDLCFITKTGINEVIKHLECCNIAIEEGPVERTGALGAITSVYIRDPDGNLIELSNSN from the coding sequence ATGAAAATAGAAAGATTGGACCATCTAGTGCTGACGGTACATAGTATTGAAAAGACTTGTGACTTTTATAATAAAGTATTGGGAATGGAGATAATAACATTTGGTGAAGGCAGAAAAGCCTTGAAGTTTGGAATCCAGAAAATAAATCTTCACCCAAAAGGGAATGAATATGAGCCCAAAGCCCTTAATCCAGCAGCTGGATCAGGAGATTTATGCTTCATTACAAAAACGGGTATTAATGAAGTGATAAAACATTTAGAGTGTTGCAATATTGCAATAGAAGAAGGCCCAGTTGAAAGAACGGGAGCTCTAGGAGCAATAACTTCAGTCTATATTAGAGATCCGGATGGAAATCTTATCGAACTATCAAACTCCAATTAG
- a CDS encoding Fe-S-containing hydro-lyase, which translates to MCANKVSSPIDEHVLISLKAGDRVLINGTIYTARDAAHKRMSEALQKGEDLPFNIKGQTIYYVGPTPAKPGQIIGSAGPTTSGRMDKYTPSLLDRGLKGMIGKGYRSQEVIDSMKKNKAVYFAAIGGSGALIARSIKSMEVIAYEDLGPEAIYKLTVENFPAVVIIDSEGTDWYQVGKEQFNQQADQ; encoded by the coding sequence TTGTGTGCTAATAAAGTTAGCAGCCCAATAGATGAACATGTATTGATCAGTTTAAAAGCTGGTGACCGTGTTTTGATCAACGGAACGATATATACGGCGAGAGATGCAGCTCATAAAAGAATGTCAGAGGCCCTTCAAAAAGGGGAAGACCTACCCTTCAATATTAAAGGCCAAACCATTTATTATGTTGGACCAACCCCAGCGAAGCCAGGACAGATTATTGGATCAGCCGGGCCGACTACAAGCGGAAGAATGGATAAATATACACCATCACTGCTGGATCGAGGCTTAAAAGGGATGATCGGAAAAGGCTACCGGAGCCAGGAAGTAATCGATTCAATGAAGAAAAATAAAGCGGTCTATTTTGCAGCAATTGGCGGTTCTGGAGCATTGATCGCCAGATCTATTAAATCAATGGAAGTAATTGCTTATGAGGATTTAGGGCCTGAAGCGATTTATAAACTGACTGTAGAGAACTTCCCGGCAGTCGTAATTATTGATAGCGAAGGAACAGACTGGTATCAAGTGGGAAAAGAGCAATTTAACCAGCAGGCAGATCAGTAA
- a CDS encoding fumarate hydratase, producing MRTITYEEIVERVSKMCQEANFDLGQDVVEAFQSALKNESSETGKDILEQLILNADIAKSERVPMCQDTGVSVFIVEVGQDCHIAGGSIYNAINEGVKKGYEEGYLRHSIVDHPITREKSKGYNTPSIIHIELVPGDEIVIHMSAKGGGSENMSSLKMLKPSDGLEGIKKYILDTVAKAGPNACPPLVVGVGIGGNFERCAYLAKKSLFRPIGHRSERPELAQLENELMEEINKLGIGPQGMGGNTTALDVKIEIEPCHIAALPVAVNLNCHASRHKEVRL from the coding sequence ATGAGAACAATTACTTATGAGGAAATTGTTGAACGAGTTTCGAAAATGTGCCAGGAAGCAAATTTCGATTTAGGGCAAGACGTAGTGGAAGCCTTTCAATCAGCATTAAAAAACGAATCTTCTGAAACCGGCAAAGACATACTGGAACAGCTAATCTTAAATGCTGATATTGCAAAAAGCGAACGGGTTCCAATGTGCCAGGACACTGGAGTATCAGTATTTATCGTTGAGGTTGGACAGGACTGCCATATTGCTGGGGGAAGCATTTATAATGCTATAAATGAAGGCGTTAAAAAAGGTTATGAAGAAGGGTATTTAAGACATTCAATCGTGGATCATCCTATTACCCGGGAAAAAAGCAAGGGCTATAACACCCCTTCCATAATCCACATTGAACTTGTACCTGGGGATGAAATCGTCATCCATATGTCTGCAAAAGGGGGCGGCAGTGAAAACATGAGCAGTCTAAAAATGCTCAAGCCATCAGATGGTCTTGAAGGCATTAAGAAGTATATCCTTGATACGGTTGCAAAGGCAGGGCCAAATGCCTGTCCTCCTCTAGTAGTGGGAGTTGGAATTGGCGGTAATTTTGAAAGATGTGCCTATTTGGCGAAGAAATCACTGTTCAGACCAATTGGCCACCGAAGTGAACGCCCAGAGCTTGCCCAATTAGAAAACGAATTAATGGAAGAAATCAATAAACTGGGTATTGGGCCACAGGGCATGGGAGGAAATACAACGGCACTTGATGTGAAAATTGAGATAGAGCCTTGCCACATTGCTGCATTGCCTGTAGCTGTTAATCTAAACTGCCATGCAAGCAGGCATAAAGAAGTCAGATTGTAG